CTGGATTCTTCCCCCGCCGCTGCGGCGTGCGCCGGGCGCTCCGCATCATCACGGTCACTAGAAGGGAGCGAGAAAAACATGCCAGGCGAATCTCGCCGAGCCGACCTTTCGATCGAGGGAATGAGCTGCGCCTCGTGCGCGAACACCATCGAACGGCGCCTCGCCAAGCAGCCGGGAGTGCTCTCGGCAAGCGTGAACTTTGCAACCAAAGTGGCGACGGTGAAGTACGAACCCGCAACGACCGCGCCCGAAAAACTCGCGAAGGCCGTCAACGATCTCGGGTACAGAGCAATCCCTCCAACTTCGGACTCGCCGCTTCCCGCGGACTAGCAGGCTGTTGAAAAACTCCAACCAGTCGCAATTTCGAACCGTCATCTACCCTCGCGACCCGGGTCTGAGGGCCAGAAAGTTGTCTGCAATGCGTCGGCGCAGCGGGCAAAATCAGAATTTCAACAGCCTGCTAGAGCGCGCCCGACCCGAAGCGAGCTCGGTTCGTCCCGTCGAGCAACCCGAGACTTGTCACTCGACCGGACTCTCGATTCCTTGGTACATTGAACCACGCGTTCGATCGACACGAGCACCAAATTGGAGATCACGGCGATGGCGGACGATCTTGCGACGAACAAACTGCTTCTGGTCATCATCGCGTTGCTGCTGCCGCCGCTCGCCGTGTATTTGAAGAACAAGAGTATCGGCATGACACTGTTGTGCCTGGTGCTCTGCTTTGTGTTCTACATTCCCGGCTTGCTTCTCGCCCTTTGGGTGGTTCTCAAAGACTGACCGGCGCTTCGCTCGCTCGCGCACACTGCAGCTCGACGATGCAAAGCTCATCGTGCGCCGGTGCCGCACCCGAATGAGGGTTCGACGCGACCGTGGAACACGCCAGGTGCGCCTAAGTTGGCTTCGGCGCAAGTGTTGCGCCCGCTCGACATTTACTGCATGCCGACGAATTCAATTCCGCTGGAGTTGATAGAGTGAAGGGGCGTTCGGACTCGCGGGCGCGTCGTCGCGCCGGAACGCCGCGGGAAACACAAAGGGAACTACAAATGCAGACTCGGAATATTGCGTGTGCGTTGATGATCGTCGGCATTGCCGGGATGACCGGGTTCGTGGGCGGGTGCGCATCTCCGTCAGGGCAAACGACCTCGGAGCGGCAGGCGAGCACGCAGCTGATGCGTGACCAGGCGCTGGCACGTCTTGAACGTGAACACCCCGATGCCAAGGCCGCGTTGCAGAGCGCCGCCGGCTATGCCGCGTTTCAAACGATCGCGATGGGCGCGGGAATCGGCGGCAGCAACGGATTCGGCGTT
The DNA window shown above is from Phycisphaeraceae bacterium and carries:
- a CDS encoding YqaE/Pmp3 family membrane protein — its product is MADDLATNKLLLVIIALLLPPLAVYLKNKSIGMTLLCLVLCFVFYIPGLLLALWVVLKD
- a CDS encoding heavy-metal-associated domain-containing protein, translating into MPGESRRADLSIEGMSCASCANTIERRLAKQPGVLSASVNFATKVATVKYEPATTAPEKLAKAVNDLGYRAIPPTSDSPLPAD